A section of the Larus michahellis chromosome 1, bLarMic1.1, whole genome shotgun sequence genome encodes:
- the LOC141737755 gene encoding arf-GAP with dual PH domain-containing protein 1-like: MMAGGNERSMKALKEVWRRAENSLCADCGKPDPDWASSTLGVFICLSCSGIHRNIPSISKVKSLKMDHWDDAQVQFLAKHGNAVTKATYEAHIPIYYYQPTYNDCQVLREQWIRAKYERKEFTEPGKQLPYSDGVKEGILWKRGRDNGQFLPRKFLLSEREGCLKYFTKQDAKEPKINVKIDVINATFQPVKIGNPNGLQITYLKDNKTRNIFVYHESGKEVVDWFNAIRSVQFHYLKVAFPIASDNEIKNRLTRNFLKEGYMEKTGPKQREAFKKRWFTLDHRRLMYFKDPLDAFAKGEVFVGSRENGYSVQKGLPSGTQGNFSWHYGLTIVTPDREYLFTCETETDQLDWITAFTSVINQAMTPQEYAIEAYFKFKS; encoded by the exons ATGATGGCTGGAGGCAACGAGAGGAGCATGAAGGCCCTGAAGGAGGTGtggagaagagcagaaaactCTTTGTGCGCAGACTGTGGGAAGCCAG ATCCTGACTGGGCATCCTCTACTTTGGGTGTCTTTATATGCCTCAGCTGCTCGGGAATTCACCGCAACATCCCTAGCATCAGCAAAGTCAAATCCCTGAAGATGGACCACTGGGATGATGCTCAGGTGCAG TTTCTGGCCAAGCATGGAAATGCTGTGACTAAAGCCACATACGAAGCTCACATCCCTATTTACTATTACCAGCCAACCTACAATGACTGCCA AGTGCTGAGAGAACAGTGGATACGGGCCAAATATGAACGCAAAGAGTTCACCGAGCCGGGAAAACAGCTGCCATATTCTGATG GGGTGAAGGAAGGCATCCTCTGGAAGCGAGGCCGAGACAACGGACAGTTCTTACCCCGCAAGTTCCTCTTGTCTGAGAGAGAGGGATGTCTGAAGTATTTCACCAAGCAGGAT GCCAAAGAACCCAAAATCAACGTTAAAATAGATGTCATCAATGCTACATTCCAGCCAGTGAAGATTGGGAACCCCAATGGCCTGCAGATCACCTATCTCAAAGACAACAAGACCCGGAATATATTTGTCTACCATGAAAGTGGAAAG GAGGTAGTGGACTGGTTCAATGCCATTCGCTCTGTGCAGTTCCATTATCTGAAGGTAGCATTTCCCATTGCCAGCGATAATGAG ATTAAAAATCGTCTGACAAGAAACTTCCTGAAGGAAGGATACATGGAGAAGACTGGTCCCAAG cagagagaggctttTAAGAAGCGCTGGTTCACGCTGGATCACCGCAGGCTCATGTACTTCAAGGACCCTTTG GATGCATTTGCTAAGGGTGAGGTGTTTGTGGGCAGCAGAGAGAATGGCTATAGCGTCCAGAAGGGATTGCCTTCAGGGACACAGGGCAACTTCTCTTGGCACTATGGACTCACCATTGTCACCCCCGACCGGGAATACCTCTTCACCTGTGAGACAGAGACTGACCAGCTGGACTGGATCACCGCCTTCACTAGTGTCATCAACCAGGCCATGACACCACAGGAATATGCAA TTGAAGCCTACTTCAAGTTTAAATCCTAG
- the LOC141737756 gene encoding LOW QUALITY PROTEIN: urotensin-2 receptor-like (The sequence of the model RefSeq protein was modified relative to this genomic sequence to represent the inferred CDS: deleted 1 base in 1 codon), whose translation MSAELLPFFPLVLRLDVSHTARGEGRGKEQVSESLTCFCLPYPKMSCDPSPISTKPGEDPEGGGFLEESSGGGDSSSVLGGDSPVTGPLGAVLLVMCITGVVGNIYTVVVASGRVAGRSAGSLGVYVINLALADLLYLSTIPFVVCTYFAHDWFFGDVGCKLLLSLDLLTMHASIFLLTAMSLERYWAVARPLRARRAGNAYRKLASAVLWLLSLLLTAPMMAMTQLREGSGPHKRICIPTWTLAAFRLYLTVLFATSVLAPGVVLGVVYARLARAYRSSSWGLGLPVAGRTPSRRLFSRISAIVVAYWACFLPFWAWQLAGLYQGEGLGIGPTAQAYLNFGVTCLAYSNSCINPFLYTLLAGSYRQRPGRGRMGTAQPPAPCQEATAGPVGGHSIPSAFRESSGCMGEGEG comes from the exons ATGTCTGCTGAACTCTTGCCATTCTTCCCTCTCGTGTTAAGGCTAGACGTGTCCCATACCGCGagg ggggaaggcagagggaaggagcaggtCTCTGAGAGCCTGACTTGCTTTTGCTTGCCGTACCCAAAGATGTCTTGTGATCCTTCCCCCATCAGCACAAAGCCTGGAGAGGATCCCGAGGGTGGCGGCTTCTTGGAGGAAAGCAGTGGTGGGGGTGACAGCAGTAGTGTCCTGGGAGGGGACAGCCCAGTCACAGGGCCACTGGGTGCAGTGCTGCTGGTCATGTGCATCACTGGGGTGGTGGGGAACATCTACACGGTGGTGGTGGCCTCTGGCAGGGTAGCGGGTCGCTCAGCGGGCTCCTTGGGTGTCTACGTGATCAACCTTGCCCTGGCTGACCTCCTGTACCTCTCCACCATCCCCTTCGTGGTCTGCACCTATTTCGCCCATGACTGGTTCTTTGGGGACGTGGGCTGCAAGCTTTTGCTCAGCCTGGACCTCCTCACCATGCACGCTAGCATCTTCCTGCTGACCGCCATGAGCCTGGAGAGGTACTGGGCAGTGGCTCGGCCGCTGCGGGCTAGGCGGGCCGGCAACGCTTACCGCAAGCTGGCCAGCGCCGTCCTCTGGCTCCTCTCGCTCCTGCTTACGGCTCCCATGATGGCGATGACCCAGCTGCGGGAGGGGAGTGGCCCCCACAAGCGCATCTGCATCCCCACCTGGACGCTGGCGGCCTTCCGGCTCTACCTGACGGTGCTCTTCGCCACCAGCGTCCTGGCACCCGGCGTGGTGCTGGGTGTCGTCTACGCCCGCCTGGCCCGGGCATACCGCTCCTCCTCCTGGGGCCTGGGCCTGCCGGTGGCTGGTCGGACCCCCTCCCGGCGGCTCTTCTCCAGGATCTCTGCCATCGTGGTGGCCTACTGGGCCTGCTTCCTCCCCTTCTGGGCCTGGCAGCTGGCCGGGCTGTACCAGGGTGAGGGGCTGGGCATCGGCCCCACCGCCCAGGCCTACCTCAACTTTGGTGTCACCTGCCTGGCATACAGCAACAGCTGCATCAACCCCTTCCTCTACACCCTGCTCGCCGGCAGCTACCGCCAGCGGCCCGGCCGCGGCCGCATGGGCACGGCACAGCCTCCGGCTCCCTGCCAGGAGGCCACAGCGGGCCCAGTGGGAGGCCACAGCATCCCCTCAGCTTTCAGAGAGTCATCGGGGTGTATGGGGGAAGGCGAGGGGTGA
- the NOL12 gene encoding nucleolar protein 12 has protein sequence MGRKKKKKGPGGREGRLVVTFDEERRREYLTGFHKRKVERRKAALEEIKRKLKEEQRKMKEERHQEYLKMLSEREEALDEADELEHLVTSRTESVNIDHPNHIVTVTTISDLDLSGARQLGLTTPVGKSDGSEEEKGEEVVNKPVRTMPKKSRNPFLSEKISSLTATLHMHSQKKKGKRPQRGQGPRKKTQKSSTGRTTKTQRRRLTGKMGRDQD, from the exons ATGGGTcgcaagaagaagaagaagggtcCCGGCGGCCGTGAGGGCCGGCTGGTGGTGACTTTTGACGAGGAGAGGCGGAG GGAGTACCTGACCGGCTTCCACAAGCGGAAGGTGGAGCGGAGGAAGGCGGCGCTGGAGGAGATCAAGCGAAAgctgaaggaggagcagaggaagatgaaggaggag CGGCACCAGGAGTACCTGAAGATGCTGAGCGAGAGGGAGGAGGCGCTGG ATGAGGCTGATGAACTGGAGCACTTGGTGACATCGCGGACAGAGTCTGTGAACATCGACCACCCAAACCACATTGTAACAGTGACCACCATCAGTGACCTGGACCTCTCAGGGGCACGCCAGCTGGGACTGACCACCCCTGTG ggaaaaagtgatggatcagaagaagagaaaggggaagaagtgGTGAACAAGCCTGTAAGAACAATGCCAAAGAAGTCCAGAAACCCCTTTCTGTCTGAAAA GATCTCTTCTCTTACTGCCACGCTGCACATGCATagccagaaaaagaaaggaaagcgaCCCCAACGTGGGCAAGGCCCAcgcaagaaaacacagaaatccagCACGGGGCGAACCACTAAGACTCAGCGACGGAGGCTGACAGGAAAGATGGGCCGTGACCAAGATTAA